A genomic stretch from Sphingobacterium sp. ML3W includes:
- a CDS encoding sigma-70 family RNA polymerase sigma factor codes for MDKRSEHIQQWIDTYSDTLLNSALFLLSDRQDAEDIVQNVFISAFESYHSFQGRSSVKTWLMAILKNKVAEFYRKKYRHTGNIPLDHYFDREGSWKHDDILQDWNEKDDNLLDNSDFNSVMAECLDKLPLKWLIPVKLYYLEEKKVASVCQETGVTTTNLWKILQRSRMQLRECLEFNWFNIS; via the coding sequence ATGGACAAGCGCTCAGAACATATACAACAATGGATTGATACCTATAGTGATACACTTCTCAATAGCGCTCTTTTTTTGCTTTCTGACCGACAAGATGCGGAAGATATAGTCCAAAATGTATTTATATCTGCATTCGAATCATACCATTCTTTTCAGGGGCGGAGCAGTGTAAAGACTTGGTTAATGGCTATTCTCAAAAATAAAGTCGCTGAGTTTTACCGTAAAAAGTACCGACATACAGGAAATATTCCACTAGATCATTATTTTGATAGAGAAGGATCATGGAAGCATGATGATATTCTACAAGACTGGAATGAAAAAGACGACAACCTCCTTGACAACAGCGATTTTAATAGCGTAATGGCTGAGTGTCTGGACAAATTACCCTTAAAATGGCTTATCCCAGTAAAGCTCTATTATTTAGAAGAAAAAAAAGTGGCTAGCGTTTGTCAGGAAACTGGCGTTACGACAACTAATTTATGGAAAATCCTCCAACGAAGTCGTATGCAGCTTCGGGAGTGCCTGGAATTTAATTGGTTTAATATCTCATGA
- a CDS encoding DUF417 family protein, translating to MHLITQTKNSSPSQWGFYISTFGIVSILLWLGIFKFTPTEAVAIKPLIANHPLSSWLYKLWSEQMVSNIVGIVEIAVAILLLLSLKFKQLRRYTGIGVCIIFMMTLSYLFTTPNMFKHVDGIPVTDFFILKDILFLGFGINLLQSAKK from the coding sequence ATGCATCTCATAACGCAAACAAAAAATTCCTCCCCATCGCAATGGGGCTTTTACATTTCCACATTTGGCATAGTCTCCATTCTTCTTTGGCTCGGAATTTTCAAATTCACCCCAACTGAAGCGGTGGCCATAAAGCCATTGATAGCGAATCACCCACTCTCTTCCTGGTTATACAAACTATGGAGTGAACAAATGGTGTCCAATATTGTTGGTATTGTTGAAATAGCTGTTGCTATACTTCTTTTGCTGAGTTTAAAATTTAAGCAATTGAGACGATACACCGGAATTGGGGTATGTATTATTTTTATGATGACTTTAAGTTATCTTTTTACAACACCAAATATGTTCAAACATGTGGACGGAATTCCTGTGACGGACTTCTTTATCCTCAAGGATATACTATTTCTTGGATTTGGAATCAATTTATTGCAATCCGCTAAAAAATAA
- a CDS encoding anthrone oxygenase family protein, which translates to MKLQEITLASAVITSALISGLFFAYTFSVNLGLHKLDDRGYLMAMQNINREILNPIFYSCFLGAPLLLIASSVMYFDLSSPKFYLIAVACASYIIGVFIITAAKNVPLNNQLDTLDITDATSDALHRMRLLIEEPWVFWNNLRTTFSFITLVCLIISLIFFKSKD; encoded by the coding sequence ATGAAACTACAAGAAATCACTTTAGCTTCTGCTGTGATAACATCAGCATTAATATCCGGGCTCTTTTTTGCCTATACGTTTTCCGTCAATCTGGGGCTTCACAAACTGGATGACAGGGGTTATTTGATGGCAATGCAAAATATCAACCGAGAAATTTTAAATCCGATATTTTATTCCTGTTTTTTAGGAGCACCGTTATTGTTAATTGCTTCATCTGTGATGTATTTCGATTTATCTTCTCCAAAGTTCTATTTGATCGCAGTTGCATGTGCAAGTTATATTATCGGTGTATTTATTATTACAGCTGCAAAGAATGTTCCACTAAACAATCAATTGGATACATTAGATATTACAGATGCAACGTCAGATGCTTTACATCGAATGCGTCTCCTTATCGAGGAACCTTGGGTATTCTGGAATAATCTGCGAACTACGTTCTCCTTCATAACCTTAGTCTGTTTAATTATCAGTCTTATATTTTTCAAATCCAAAGATTAA